One segment of Pyrococcus sp. ST04 DNA contains the following:
- a CDS encoding DHH family phosphoesterase codes for MRNKANKPLGCPNNMHLIIHHWDTDGITSSAILVKALKLEDFENVTPQIGEFRFDDRIWRAIEEAERVYVLDLNVPQEAERIPKETLFIDHHVQPRIKNPRVTQINPTLAGKSCPSASFVVSEHFNVWNGWSAIGAVGDLGERAFEIPTVNELLKAEGLSRKDALRLVELIDSNYILVDRRAVEEALHVLLSNELKDLLYYEQWIKNVERIEREVEKALRKVILKGKLAIVRFKSPLNIISKVGRKLVWEFGHDVALVVNEDFHGISQVYLRVSPRALGSVNVPELIEKLISMGLNAGGKNDVLGCVCEKKNLLRVLNLIMSYLEVKRNGV; via the coding sequence ATGAGGAACAAAGCTAATAAGCCGTTAGGTTGCCCTAATAACATGCATCTGATAATCCATCACTGGGACACGGACGGCATCACATCATCCGCCATATTGGTGAAGGCGCTAAAGCTTGAGGATTTTGAGAATGTAACCCCTCAAATAGGGGAGTTCCGCTTCGATGATAGAATCTGGAGGGCAATTGAAGAAGCGGAGAGAGTCTACGTGCTAGACCTAAACGTGCCGCAGGAAGCTGAGAGAATTCCAAAGGAGACGCTCTTCATAGATCACCACGTTCAGCCAAGGATTAAGAACCCAAGGGTTACTCAAATAAATCCAACCTTGGCTGGAAAGAGCTGTCCATCAGCATCGTTTGTCGTTTCCGAACACTTCAATGTATGGAACGGATGGAGTGCTATTGGAGCGGTAGGGGACTTAGGGGAAAGGGCATTTGAAATTCCTACTGTCAACGAGCTACTGAAGGCCGAGGGACTTTCACGCAAAGATGCTCTAAGGTTAGTTGAGCTAATCGACTCAAACTACATACTCGTCGATAGAAGGGCCGTTGAAGAAGCCCTCCACGTTCTTCTCTCCAACGAGTTGAAAGATCTACTATACTACGAACAATGGATAAAAAATGTTGAGAGGATTGAGAGAGAAGTTGAAAAAGCCTTGAGGAAAGTTATTCTAAAGGGCAAACTTGCAATTGTTAGATTCAAAAGTCCACTGAACATAATATCGAAAGTGGGAAGAAAGCTCGTGTGGGAGTTTGGGCATGATGTTGCATTGGTAGTTAACGAAGACTTCCACGGCATCTCTCAAGTTTACCTCAGGGTTTCCCCCAGAGCGTTGGGAAGTGTTAACGTTCCTGAGCTGATTGAAAAGTTGATAAGCATGGGGCTGAATGCAGGTGGCAAAAATGACGTCCTGGGATGCGTATGCGAGAAGAAAAATCTGTTAAGGGTTCTCAACTTGATAATGAGCTATTTGGAGGTGAAAAGGAATGGAGTTTAA
- a CDS encoding sulfite exporter TauE/SafE family protein — MLPLLGFVVGFLVGLSGIGGGALMTPSLIFLGVEPLVAVGSDLLFASVTKMFGLVLYQKRGRIKWNLVAGLLLGSLPAVGLGFLILKTFSKDTLNHYLTLFLGVTLIASSFLNIVKERLYPKIKIKPYQLYFLGFVVGLIVQFTSVGAGVVVTFVLVNLARLSPKDVAGVSIAYGLMLSALSFLNYAYLGFVNLRMVGPLIAGSLPGVYVGVQVNSKVDEEKLRKLINFIILVLGVAIVVV, encoded by the coding sequence ATGCTTCCACTGCTTGGATTTGTAGTGGGGTTTCTGGTAGGGCTGAGTGGAATAGGCGGCGGGGCCTTAATGACGCCCTCCTTAATATTTTTGGGAGTTGAGCCGTTAGTTGCTGTAGGGAGTGATCTTCTATTCGCAAGTGTAACCAAGATGTTTGGTCTGGTGCTCTACCAGAAGAGAGGGAGAATTAAGTGGAACCTTGTAGCCGGACTTTTATTAGGCAGCCTGCCGGCAGTGGGCCTAGGGTTCCTAATACTCAAAACATTCAGCAAAGATACCCTCAATCACTACCTAACACTATTTCTAGGAGTAACCTTGATAGCTAGCTCTTTCCTTAACATCGTCAAAGAGAGACTTTATCCGAAAATAAAGATCAAGCCCTATCAATTATACTTCCTTGGTTTTGTTGTTGGTTTAATCGTGCAGTTTACATCAGTTGGTGCTGGGGTAGTCGTGACGTTCGTCCTTGTGAACCTAGCCAGGCTAAGTCCAAAAGACGTTGCAGGAGTGTCAATTGCCTACGGCTTGATGCTTTCGGCTTTGAGCTTCCTTAACTATGCCTACCTGGGATTCGTTAATTTGAGAATGGTGGGACCATTAATAGCCGGCTCCCTGCCTGGAGTGTACGTTGGTGTTCAGGTTAACAGCAAGGTGGATGAGGAGAAGCTGAGGAAGTTAATTAACTTCATAATACTCGTACTTGGAGTTGCAATAGTGGTGGTCTGA